A stretch of Cicer arietinum cultivar CDC Frontier isolate Library 1 chromosome 5, Cicar.CDCFrontier_v2.0, whole genome shotgun sequence DNA encodes these proteins:
- the LOC101510343 gene encoding uncharacterized protein, translating into MDELEQTEIREDVNQLKGQMTKILEILQALGNRNDGNPLVDEEVPQNTLVHPTDVVPHLFTNYQEGKAQQFPPYGLPPGYTPPIDTHLPNNNTLVVATNPQHGTGEFPQVQPSPLTSGFPGSSSQGKSTEAKPVMLNIHHEPRPLESNQSQEKWQALEERLRVVERGNNYGFDVSYLCLVSDVIIPPKFKFPEFDKYKGTTCPKNHLIMYCRKMGFCAHDEKLLIHFFQDSLTGASLSWYMHLERAHISSWKDLVDAFLKQYKYNLDMAPDRIQLQNMTKRGNETFKEYAQRWRELASQVEPRYLKKKW; encoded by the coding sequence ATGGATGAGCTAGAGCAAACAGAAATAAGAGAAGATGTGAACCAGCTCAAGGGGCAAATGACCAAGATCTTGGAGATTTTACAAGCACTCGGAAATAGAAATGATGGGAATCCTTTGGTAGATGAGGAGGTGCCCCAAAACACTCTTGTTCACCCAACGGACGTCGTTCCACACCTTTTCACCAATTATCAAGAAGGGAAGGCACAACAATTTCCACCTTATGGTCTTCCTCCAGGTTATACCCCACCCATAGACACTCATCTCCCTAACAACAATACACTGGTCGTGGCTACAAATCCACAACATGGTACTGGCGAGTTCCCTCAAGTGCAACCTTCACCCCTTACTTCGGGCTTTCCTGGCTCTTCATCGCAAGGAAAATCTACTGAAGCTAAGCCGGTGATGTTAAACATACACCATGAACCTCGACCGCTCGAGAGCAATCAATCCCAAGAAAAATGGCAAGCCTTGGAAGAACGCTTGAGAGTTGTCGAAAGGGGAAACAATTATGGATTTGATGTTTCATACCTATGCCTCGTTTCTGATGTTATAATACCTCCGAAATTCAAATTTCCTGAATTCGACAAATACAAGGGAACTACATGCCCCAAGAACCATCTTATTATGTATTGtcgaaaaatgggtttttgcGCCCATGACGAAAAACTGCTAATCCACTTCTTTCAAGACAGTTTGACAGGAGCTTCCCTGAGTTGGTATATGCACCTTGAGCGAGCTCATATAAGCTCTTGGAAAGATCTGGTGgatgcctttttgaaacaatacaAATACAATCTCGACATGGCTCCTGATAGAATCCAGCTGCAAAATATGACAAAACGAGGCAATGAAACATTCAAGGAATATGCCCAACGATGGAGAGAACTAGCTTCCCAGGTTGAACCCCGCTATCTGAAAAAGAAATGGTGA